The Hymenobacter sp. 5317J-9 genome has a window encoding:
- a CDS encoding class I SAM-dependent methyltransferase: MKPIVPRVLLLTAGLLLCALAACAQQPTGPAPAKRSLPPIPGLGPEPVLPANPTAAQQAEHKRQMAERTRIRWNYLLTDSLARARTLNEKPNALLVETAKGLPPGTALDADMGEGRNAIYLAQQGWRVTGVDIAEKALAYAQARARKLGVPLTTEVADMATYDWGTNKWDLIVLSYAGGRDYAARVMRALKPGGLVVLEAFHMDATKRVQVVGGDYRVFFNTDELPKLYAAAGLTIVRYEEPIGTADFTKEQLRLVKMVARKP, from the coding sequence ATGAAACCAATCGTTCCCCGTGTGCTGCTCCTGACAGCCGGATTGCTGTTGTGCGCGCTGGCCGCCTGCGCCCAGCAGCCCACCGGCCCCGCGCCGGCCAAGCGCAGCCTGCCGCCCATTCCCGGCCTCGGCCCCGAGCCGGTGCTGCCCGCCAACCCCACGGCGGCGCAGCAGGCCGAACACAAACGCCAGATGGCCGAGCGCACCCGCATCCGGTGGAACTACCTCCTCACCGACTCCCTTGCCCGGGCCCGCACCCTCAACGAGAAGCCCAACGCCTTGCTGGTCGAAACCGCGAAGGGCCTCCCGCCCGGCACCGCCCTCGACGCCGACATGGGCGAGGGCCGCAACGCCATTTACCTGGCCCAGCAGGGCTGGCGCGTGACGGGCGTCGACATTGCCGAAAAGGCCCTGGCCTACGCCCAGGCCCGCGCCCGCAAGCTGGGTGTGCCTCTCACCACCGAAGTGGCCGACATGGCCACCTACGACTGGGGCACCAACAAGTGGGACCTCATTGTGCTGAGCTACGCGGGCGGCCGCGACTACGCCGCGCGGGTGATGCGCGCCCTGAAGCCCGGCGGCCTGGTGGTGCTCGAAGCGTTTCACATGGACGCCACCAAGCGCGTGCAGGTGGTGGGCGGCGACTACCGCGTGTTTTTCAACACCGACGAATTGCCCAAATTATACGCCGCCGCCGGCCTCACCATCGTGCGCTACGAAGAGCCCATCGGTACCGCCGATTTCACCAAAGAGCAGCTGCGCCTGGTGAAAATGGTGGCCCGGAAACCATAG
- a CDS encoding SHOCT domain-containing protein has product MDNPSSPLDTLRQLKEMLDAGALTPTEFEALKQRLVFQEPATPPVPPVPPVAAAPTLPQEPPLPAPSTLPTATNFSPPAEVPTTAPVEPPTAPPFYTSVSGAAPVEPEPAFVPPVVRRAFEAETSLPPPSPPASFPVEVPAAEPAPEYNLVNAAYVADEFPETQAPAAKSPLALILSIGGLLALLSLVLYLSLNRRPSERISSTSLTPADTLAAPIETGPQAAELPATAAPETIRVAPANPAPVIQPRPAPPAHDSVAAPVTAPTDSAGGI; this is encoded by the coding sequence ATGGACAACCCTTCTTCGCCCCTCGACACGCTGCGCCAGCTCAAGGAAATGCTCGACGCGGGGGCTCTCACGCCCACCGAGTTCGAAGCGCTGAAGCAGCGGCTGGTGTTTCAGGAGCCGGCCACTCCGCCCGTGCCCCCGGTGCCGCCCGTAGCTGCCGCTCCGACGCTACCCCAGGAGCCCCCGCTGCCCGCACCATCTACGCTACCCACTGCCACCAACTTTTCGCCACCTGCTGAAGTGCCAACTACGGCGCCAGTGGAGCCACCCACGGCGCCGCCGTTTTACACGTCTGTTTCCGGCGCTGCACCAGTCGAGCCCGAACCTGCTTTTGTGCCGCCTGTAGTGCGCCGTGCCTTCGAAGCCGAAACGTCGCTGCCTCCGCCTTCGCCGCCCGCGTCTTTCCCCGTGGAGGTGCCCGCCGCAGAGCCGGCTCCCGAATACAATTTGGTCAATGCCGCGTATGTGGCCGACGAATTCCCGGAAACGCAGGCGCCGGCCGCCAAAAGCCCGCTGGCCCTCATCCTGTCCATTGGCGGCTTGCTGGCGCTACTGTCGCTGGTGCTGTACCTGTCGCTGAACCGCCGGCCGTCGGAGCGCATTTCCAGCACCAGCCTCACGCCCGCCGACACCCTGGCCGCGCCCATCGAAACCGGACCGCAGGCTGCGGAGCTGCCCGCTACTGCCGCGCCCGAAACCATTCGGGTGGCCCCGGCCAACCCGGCGCCGGTTATTCAGCCCCGCCCGGCGCCGCCTGCGCACGATTCGGTGGCGGCCCCCGTCACGGCGCCCACCGATTCGGCAGGTGGCATCTAG
- a CDS encoding S9 family peptidase — translation MNKLFLGALAVLPLAAAAQTPTSTVLTPEKLWQLGRLGEMQVSPDGKTVAYTVTKYSLAENKGNADIWTVPVAGGAARKLTDTPGSENTLNWRPDGKLTFVSGEGGTDQLYAMNADGSGKTKLSDFPDQGLSNLKYAPKANFILYTQDVKVTPTTLDLFPDLPKADAKIIDDLNYRHWNVWDDHMASHVFFQPLNADGRPEGYGKDLMPGEKFDSPLMPDGGAEQLAFSPDGYRIAYTSRKLTGKAEAVSTNSDIYLYDIHNAQTVNLSEGLPGYDTEPAFSPDGKQVAWLSMATPGFESDRNGIVVYDFASKKRVDITKGSELSANNARWSADGKTIYFMAVVAGTEQLYSLPSKGGKIKQLTTGAHNYNSFELVGKDQAVANRTTLSAFADIVRLDLKTGKETPLTAINKEKLAGIRLGKVEDRRVTTTDNKQMQVFVIYPPDFDPAKKYPTLLYCQGGPQSPITQSQSYRWNFQLMAANGYIVVAPNRRGLPGFGREWNDAISGDFGGQPIRDYLSAIDKISEEPYVDKDRRGCVGASYGGYSVYFLAGHHKGRFKTFISHDGMFDLNSFYTTTEEMFFVNHDLGGAPWNVPQHRSYTEFNPINFVGKWDAPILVIHGGKDFRVPESQGMEAFGSAQMRGIPSRFLYLPNEGHWVLKPQNAVLWQRVFFDWLGRTLKPNGAAAK, via the coding sequence ATGAACAAGCTCTTTCTTGGCGCGCTGGCGGTGCTTCCGCTCGCGGCGGCCGCTCAAACCCCAACCTCCACCGTCCTCACCCCCGAAAAGCTCTGGCAGTTGGGCCGCCTGGGCGAAATGCAGGTATCGCCCGATGGCAAAACCGTGGCCTACACCGTCACCAAGTACAGCCTGGCCGAAAACAAGGGCAACGCCGACATCTGGACCGTGCCCGTGGCCGGCGGCGCGGCCCGCAAGCTGACCGACACGCCCGGCTCGGAAAACACCCTGAACTGGCGGCCCGACGGCAAGCTCACGTTCGTCTCGGGCGAAGGCGGCACCGACCAGTTGTATGCCATGAACGCCGACGGCAGCGGCAAAACCAAGCTCAGCGACTTTCCCGACCAGGGCCTGAGCAACCTCAAATACGCGCCCAAGGCCAATTTCATCCTCTACACGCAGGACGTGAAGGTGACGCCCACCACGCTGGACCTGTTTCCGGACCTGCCCAAGGCCGACGCCAAAATCATCGACGACCTCAACTACCGCCACTGGAACGTGTGGGACGACCACATGGCCAGCCACGTGTTCTTCCAGCCGCTGAATGCCGACGGACGGCCCGAAGGCTACGGCAAGGACCTGATGCCCGGCGAGAAGTTCGACTCGCCGCTGATGCCCGACGGCGGCGCCGAGCAGCTGGCTTTCTCGCCCGACGGCTACCGCATTGCCTACACCAGCCGCAAGCTGACCGGCAAGGCCGAGGCCGTGAGTACCAATTCCGACATCTACCTCTACGACATCCACAACGCCCAGACCGTGAACCTGAGCGAGGGTCTGCCCGGCTACGACACCGAGCCCGCCTTCTCGCCCGATGGCAAGCAGGTGGCTTGGCTCAGCATGGCCACGCCGGGTTTCGAGAGTGACCGCAACGGCATCGTGGTGTATGATTTTGCCAGCAAAAAGCGCGTCGACATCACCAAAGGCTCGGAGCTGAGCGCCAACAACGCCCGCTGGAGCGCCGACGGCAAAACCATCTACTTCATGGCCGTGGTGGCCGGCACCGAGCAGCTGTACTCGCTGCCGAGCAAGGGCGGCAAAATCAAGCAGCTCACCACCGGCGCGCATAACTACAACTCGTTTGAGCTGGTGGGCAAAGACCAGGCGGTGGCCAACCGCACCACCTTGTCGGCTTTTGCCGACATCGTGCGGCTCGACCTGAAAACCGGCAAGGAAACCCCGCTCACTGCCATCAACAAAGAAAAGTTGGCCGGCATCCGGCTGGGCAAGGTGGAAGACCGCCGCGTGACCACCACCGACAACAAGCAGATGCAGGTGTTCGTGATTTACCCGCCCGATTTCGACCCCGCCAAGAAGTACCCCACCCTGCTCTACTGCCAGGGCGGCCCGCAAAGCCCCATCACCCAGAGCCAGAGCTACCGCTGGAATTTCCAGCTGATGGCGGCCAACGGCTACATTGTGGTGGCGCCCAACCGGCGCGGCCTGCCCGGCTTCGGGCGCGAGTGGAACGACGCCATTTCGGGCGACTTCGGCGGCCAGCCCATTCGGGACTACCTCTCGGCCATCGACAAGATTTCGGAGGAGCCCTACGTGGACAAGGACCGGCGCGGCTGCGTGGGCGCCAGCTACGGCGGCTACTCGGTGTATTTCCTGGCCGGCCACCACAAGGGGCGCTTCAAAACCTTCATCTCGCACGATGGCATGTTCGATTTGAACAGCTTCTACACCACCACCGAGGAGATGTTTTTCGTGAACCACGACCTCGGCGGCGCGCCCTGGAACGTGCCCCAGCACCGCTCCTACACCGAGTTCAACCCCATCAACTTCGTGGGCAAGTGGGACGCGCCCATCCTCGTCATCCACGGCGGCAAGGACTTCCGCGTGCCCGAAAGCCAGGGCATGGAAGCCTTCGGCTCGGCCCAGATGCGGGGCATCCCCAGCCGCTTTCTGTACCTGCCCAACGAGGGCCACTGGGTGCTGAAGCCGCAGAACGCCGTGCTCTGGCAGCGCGTGTTTTTCGACTGGCTGGGCCGCACGCTCAAGCCCAACGGCGCGGCGGCGAAGTAG
- a CDS encoding major royal jelly family protein encodes MTSLRFHPLSLSVALAAALLGGCSSPDSNSGTAATSAAYDTTATTGSATPANSPLQVVAEFNDPQMVGVAVAPGGQVFACFPRWDWNPSYPIAKVGPNSTLTPYPNASWCVWNDSVKSEPLKHWICPQSVFADKSGMVWVLDPASPGLKFTVPGGPKLVKTDPKTGQVLLTIPFPEAVAPRKSYLNDVRIDLQNNYAYITESGLGALVVVDLKTLKSRRLLDKHSSTKAVKGLVIKAEGHPMLDLQGKPAQFNADGIALSTDNAYLYYCPLTGHTLYRIKTAALRDPALSEAQLGQQVETVGEIPGTDGLEIDAANNVYLTSFEQSALLRRTPAGKIETLAKDPRLQWPDTYSFGADGNLYVTNSAIHKTPNWNKGVGQPRQPFRIFKMALPK; translated from the coding sequence ATGACGTCTCTCCGCTTTCATCCGCTGAGCTTGTCGGTGGCGCTGGCGGCTGCCTTACTCGGCGGCTGCTCGTCGCCCGACAGCAACTCTGGTACCGCTGCCACCTCGGCCGCATACGACACCACCGCCACTACCGGCAGTGCCACCCCGGCCAACTCGCCCTTGCAGGTGGTGGCCGAGTTCAACGACCCGCAGATGGTGGGCGTGGCCGTGGCGCCCGGCGGCCAGGTGTTTGCCTGCTTTCCGCGCTGGGACTGGAACCCGTCTTATCCCATTGCCAAAGTCGGCCCCAACAGCACCCTCACGCCGTACCCCAACGCCAGCTGGTGCGTGTGGAACGACTCGGTGAAGTCCGAGCCGCTCAAGCATTGGATTTGCCCGCAAAGCGTGTTTGCCGATAAGTCGGGCATGGTGTGGGTGCTCGACCCGGCTTCGCCCGGCCTGAAATTCACGGTGCCCGGCGGCCCCAAGCTCGTCAAAACCGACCCCAAAACCGGCCAAGTGCTGCTCACCATCCCCTTTCCCGAAGCGGTGGCCCCGCGCAAGTCCTACCTCAACGACGTGCGCATCGACTTGCAAAACAACTACGCCTACATCACCGAGTCGGGCCTCGGCGCCTTGGTGGTAGTCGACCTGAAAACGCTGAAATCGCGCCGCCTGCTCGACAAGCATTCTTCTACCAAAGCCGTGAAAGGACTGGTCATCAAAGCCGAAGGCCACCCCATGCTTGACCTGCAGGGCAAGCCCGCCCAGTTCAACGCCGACGGCATTGCCCTGAGCACCGACAATGCTTACCTCTATTACTGTCCCCTCACCGGCCACACGCTCTACCGCATCAAAACCGCCGCCCTGCGCGACCCGGCCCTGTCCGAAGCCCAACTGGGCCAGCAGGTCGAAACCGTGGGCGAAATCCCCGGTACCGACGGCTTGGAAATCGACGCCGCCAACAACGTCTACCTCACCTCGTTCGAGCAAAGCGCGCTGCTGCGCCGCACCCCCGCCGGCAAAATCGAAACCTTGGCCAAGGACCCGCGTCTGCAATGGCCCGATACCTATAGCTTCGGCGCCGATGGCAACCTCTACGTCACCAACTCGGCCATTCACAAAACGCCCAACTGGAACAAGGGCGTGGGCCAGCCCCGCCAGCCGTTCCGCATCTTCAAAATGGCCCTTCCCAAATAG